In Vibrio echinoideorum, the following proteins share a genomic window:
- a CDS encoding alpha/beta hydrolase family protein has protein sequence MKWTHLLFAILLSICTSALASSVGFTQITLPNTSNNLERPLNTAIWYPTLDDSDTVLIGDNPAFIGTKVIKGAKLQQGKFPVVLLSHGYRGNWRNQNWLATELAHRGYIVAAANHPGTTTYNQSPQQAAKWWERPRDITRILNHLLTEAQWKHAINTDQISAIGHSLGGWTVMQLAGAKIDRAALEVECLKYPNPRTCGLSAELGLSKIQVTEPNNKDLSDPRIQRVVSLDLGLARSFSVRSLNDVNVPTLVLAAGIDIGDLPQALESGYIAEHMPLNLRRYKVYESATHFSFIQSCKPGAEAMLEEEVPGDGIICKDGVETTRKKLHQQVLSDIVSFLEQ, from the coding sequence ATGAAATGGACACACTTACTGTTCGCAATTCTACTTTCTATTTGCACTTCGGCCCTCGCTTCTAGTGTTGGATTCACCCAAATCACCTTACCCAATACCTCTAATAATCTAGAACGCCCACTCAACACCGCAATTTGGTATCCAACTTTAGACGATTCAGACACTGTTCTTATTGGGGACAATCCAGCATTTATCGGTACCAAGGTCATAAAAGGAGCCAAACTCCAACAAGGAAAATTCCCCGTAGTACTGTTGTCGCATGGCTATAGAGGAAACTGGCGCAATCAAAATTGGTTAGCGACAGAGCTTGCCCATCGCGGATACATCGTCGCTGCTGCTAATCATCCGGGAACCACGACTTATAACCAATCGCCTCAGCAGGCGGCCAAATGGTGGGAAAGGCCTCGCGATATCACACGAATCCTTAATCACCTACTAACCGAAGCTCAGTGGAAACACGCCATTAATACTGACCAAATTTCGGCAATCGGGCATTCATTGGGAGGTTGGACAGTGATGCAATTAGCGGGGGCGAAAATCGATAGAGCAGCTTTAGAGGTTGAGTGCCTAAAATACCCTAACCCGCGTACCTGTGGGCTTTCTGCAGAGTTAGGGCTGTCAAAAATTCAAGTTACAGAGCCAAACAATAAAGACCTTTCAGATCCTAGAATACAGCGCGTTGTAAGTCTTGATTTAGGGCTTGCGCGGAGTTTTTCAGTACGCAGCCTAAATGACGTCAATGTACCAACCCTAGTATTGGCCGCTGGTATTGATATTGGGGACTTACCTCAAGCCTTGGAGTCTGGCTACATTGCAGAGCACATGCCCCTTAATTTAAGACGCTATAAGGTCTATGAAAGCGCTACCCATTTCAGCTTCATTCAAAGCTGCAAACCTGGGGCAGAAGCGATGCTTGAAGAAGAAGTCCCTGGCGATGGTATTATTTGTAAAGATGGCGTAGAGACCACACGCAAAAAACTTCATCAACAGGTGTTATCTGACATCGTTAGCTTTCTAGAACAGTAA
- a CDS encoding multidrug effflux MFS transporter, translated as MKKPQPVLGKTGMLFFLVIISAFPPLTIDLYLPALPQMVEVFNTDQSMVNLTLSSYFVTYAFGLLFWGPLSEKFGRKPILLIGLASYMVASVICAMTNSIEQLIGARIFQAFAGSAITVIATAIVKDLYDGREREKIMATIMSLVIIAPMVAPVFGAFLLKIASWRMMFVTLAVFGAFASVLACCYRETLETKYQGSMFRSWGRMGVVMKNRSFVKLLVIFSITPMALMGFLAAGSYIYINDFGLTEQQFSYAFAFNALCASFGPTIYMKLSYRMPVQKVITGCFALLAIAGIFTLTVGGLSPWFFAFIAAPATLMAIIMRVPGTNLMLNQQDHDTGSAVALIQFFSMICGSLGMVLVSIRPDSLIENLGFIQLSVGILGGLMWLMVRNKEFVTKKLN; from the coding sequence TTGAAGAAACCACAACCAGTACTGGGTAAAACCGGCATGCTATTTTTCCTCGTCATCATCAGTGCGTTTCCTCCATTGACCATCGACCTTTATTTACCTGCACTACCACAAATGGTAGAGGTGTTTAACACTGACCAATCGATGGTCAATCTAACCCTGAGCAGCTACTTCGTTACCTATGCCTTCGGTCTGTTGTTCTGGGGGCCGCTCAGCGAAAAGTTTGGTCGTAAGCCGATCCTATTGATTGGATTAGCGAGCTATATGGTGGCAAGTGTAATATGTGCCATGACCAATAGCATCGAGCAGTTAATTGGTGCTCGTATATTCCAAGCTTTTGCGGGCAGTGCCATCACCGTTATCGCAACCGCCATCGTGAAAGACCTTTATGACGGCCGAGAACGTGAAAAGATCATGGCGACCATCATGTCACTGGTGATCATCGCGCCAATGGTCGCGCCGGTATTTGGGGCGTTCCTACTGAAAATCGCGTCTTGGAGAATGATGTTCGTCACTCTCGCTGTTTTTGGTGCGTTCGCGTCAGTATTAGCTTGCTGCTATCGAGAGACGCTCGAAACCAAGTACCAAGGTTCTATGTTCCGTTCATGGGGAAGAATGGGCGTGGTCATGAAAAACCGATCTTTCGTCAAATTGCTGGTGATCTTCTCTATCACACCAATGGCACTGATGGGTTTTCTGGCCGCCGGCTCTTATATCTACATCAATGACTTCGGATTAACCGAGCAGCAATTCAGCTACGCTTTCGCATTTAATGCGTTGTGCGCCTCATTCGGGCCAACCATTTATATGAAGTTGTCCTATCGAATGCCAGTTCAAAAAGTGATTACAGGGTGTTTTGCTCTACTGGCAATCGCAGGAATCTTCACGCTAACTGTAGGTGGATTGTCACCTTGGTTCTTCGCATTTATCGCAGCTCCCGCCACTTTAATGGCCATCATAATGAGAGTGCCCGGCACTAATTTAATGCTAAATCAGCAAGATCACGACACAGGTTCTGCCGTCGCACTGATCCAGTTCTTCAGCATGATTTGTGGCTCACTTGGCATGGTGTTGGTTTCAATACGCCCAGATTCTCTAATTGAAAACCTAGGCTTTATCCAATTATCGGTGGGAATTCTAGGCGGATTAATGTGGCTAATGGTCAGAAACAAAGAGTTCGTGACTAAGAAACTGAATTAG
- a CDS encoding RluA family pseudouridine synthase translates to MHSSKPTHASDNSHTPEDCFTRFQQPIESYSLPERFTFPFYYEPHPLCEFASHQLQQYLETQTDWQHDFGLESDAGRGKMFGVLLVKSPEGELGYFSAFSGKIADQNLLPHFVPPVFDMLSSDSFFHQDTADMMAVNAKFKALQVNAEYLELCEQLAQQKAQAEQEIEAQRLLIIEGRKTRKEQREQGKENLDEQAFEQLNNELNKASVADKNQQKYLKLNWEQILNELQTKVDVFTTQLAELKEQRAHLSHQLQHKLFSQYAFQNAEGNIEDLNQIFEDTPNKIPPAGSGECAAPKLLQYAYLNGYTPLALAEFWWGRSPKSEIRKHKKYYASCQSKCVPILGHMMKGLEVDPNPLLENPAEGKDLDILFQDEHIVVVHKPAGFLSVPGKTIKDSAYTRVQEMHPNVEGPFVIHRLDMATSGILIFALTRRANKSLQKQFIIREVEKRYVAMIEGVLDQDEGYVCLPMRGDLYDRPRQIVCFEHGKHAETKWEVIERNQDTTKVYLHPKTGRTHQLRVHCSHEEGLNMPILGDGLYGNKADRLHLHAERLALHHPVTKEWMVFQFDAEF, encoded by the coding sequence ATGCACTCATCAAAACCAACGCACGCTTCAGACAATAGCCACACACCTGAGGATTGCTTCACTCGCTTTCAACAGCCGATCGAGTCATATTCGTTGCCTGAGCGTTTCACCTTCCCGTTCTATTACGAGCCGCATCCATTGTGTGAATTCGCCTCACACCAGCTTCAACAATACCTAGAGACACAAACCGATTGGCAACATGACTTCGGGTTAGAGTCTGACGCTGGCCGCGGCAAGATGTTTGGTGTGTTATTGGTGAAAAGCCCCGAAGGTGAATTGGGGTATTTCTCTGCTTTTTCAGGGAAAATAGCCGACCAAAACCTATTGCCTCACTTTGTACCGCCTGTATTTGACATGTTAAGTAGCGATAGCTTTTTCCATCAAGACACGGCCGACATGATGGCTGTGAATGCGAAATTTAAAGCGCTGCAAGTGAACGCTGAATACCTTGAGCTGTGTGAACAATTAGCACAACAGAAAGCACAGGCAGAGCAAGAAATTGAAGCTCAACGTCTATTGATTATTGAAGGCCGAAAAACACGCAAAGAACAACGTGAGCAAGGTAAAGAAAACCTTGATGAGCAGGCCTTTGAACAACTGAATAACGAGTTAAACAAGGCCAGTGTTGCCGACAAAAATCAGCAGAAATATCTTAAGCTCAACTGGGAACAAATTCTGAATGAACTGCAAACTAAAGTTGATGTGTTCACCACTCAACTGGCAGAACTCAAAGAGCAAAGAGCACACCTTTCTCATCAGCTCCAACACAAACTGTTTTCACAATACGCTTTCCAGAATGCGGAAGGAAACATTGAAGATCTTAACCAGATCTTTGAAGACACCCCCAACAAGATACCACCAGCAGGTTCTGGCGAATGTGCCGCACCAAAGCTTCTGCAATACGCGTATTTGAACGGTTACACACCATTGGCATTGGCTGAATTTTGGTGGGGGCGTTCCCCGAAATCAGAAATCCGCAAGCACAAGAAATACTATGCCTCTTGTCAGAGTAAATGTGTTCCGATTCTCGGCCATATGATGAAAGGCCTTGAGGTGGATCCAAACCCATTGTTAGAAAACCCAGCAGAAGGTAAAGACCTCGATATTCTGTTCCAAGATGAGCACATCGTCGTGGTACATAAGCCAGCAGGTTTTCTATCAGTACCGGGAAAAACAATTAAAGACTCGGCCTACACACGTGTTCAAGAAATGCACCCTAATGTAGAAGGGCCATTTGTTATCCACCGCTTAGATATGGCCACCTCTGGCATCTTGATATTCGCTCTTACACGACGCGCGAACAAAAGCTTACAGAAGCAATTCATTATTCGTGAAGTTGAGAAGCGATACGTAGCAATGATTGAAGGCGTTTTAGATCAAGATGAAGGTTATGTTTGCTTGCCAATGCGTGGTGACTTATACGATCGTCCTCGTCAGATTGTTTGCTTTGAACATGGCAAACACGCTGAAACCAAGTGGGAAGTGATTGAGCGAAACCAAGACACCACCAAGGTTTATCTGCACCCGAAAACGGGTCGTACGCACCAATTGCGTGTTCACTGTTCACATGAAGAAGGGCTTAACATGCCTATTTTGGGTGATGGACTGTATGGCAACAAAGCCGACCGACTGCACTTACATGCAGAAAGGCTTGCTCTGCACCACCCAGTGACAAAAGAGTGGATGGTGTTCCAGTTCGACGCAGAGTTCTAA
- a CDS encoding NUDIX hydrolase, with protein sequence MIPLNTSIVAGVALSEIDGQTKMLLMKRVKGEFWCHVAGSIEAGETGWQAIVREFEEETQIEVEALYNAQFLEQFYEAHVNVIQLIPVFAVICPPNQEVELNDEHTEYRWCNLDEAKALAPFPNQHAVYDHIWSYFVDKTVNPLYRVKLN encoded by the coding sequence ATGATTCCACTTAATACTTCCATCGTGGCTGGTGTCGCTCTTTCTGAGATCGACGGACAAACGAAAATGCTATTAATGAAGCGTGTGAAAGGCGAATTTTGGTGCCACGTCGCAGGCTCGATTGAGGCGGGTGAAACAGGCTGGCAAGCCATCGTTCGTGAGTTTGAAGAAGAAACCCAAATTGAAGTGGAAGCCCTGTATAACGCGCAGTTTCTTGAGCAGTTTTACGAAGCTCACGTTAATGTGATTCAGTTGATCCCTGTTTTTGCAGTGATATGCCCACCGAATCAAGAGGTAGAGCTGAATGATGAACATACCGAGTATCGTTGGTGCAATTTAGATGAAGCGAAAGCGTTAGCACCGTTTCCAAACCAACATGCGGTCTACGATCATATCTGGTCGTATTTTGTCGATAAGACAGTCAATCCGCTTTACCGAGTGAAGCTGAATTAG
- a CDS encoding bifunctional diaminohydroxyphosphoribosylaminopyrimidine deaminase/5-amino-6-(5-phosphoribosylamino)uracil reductase RibD has translation MNQQYMLQALEASLQALPDCQPNPPVGCVLVKNAKVVSVGYTQKVGGNHAEVEALNHYDGKMEGVTAYVTLEPCSFVGRTPACANTLVKAGVKHVVVAMLDPDPRNNGRGVAILESHGVKVDVGLYQAQVSAFLIPYLGKS, from the coding sequence ATGAACCAACAATACATGCTGCAAGCTCTTGAAGCTTCGCTCCAAGCCCTACCCGATTGTCAACCAAACCCGCCTGTGGGCTGTGTTTTGGTTAAGAACGCTAAGGTAGTGTCTGTTGGGTACACACAAAAGGTCGGGGGAAACCACGCCGAGGTCGAAGCTTTGAATCACTATGATGGAAAAATGGAAGGCGTTACCGCTTACGTAACATTAGAGCCATGTTCATTTGTAGGCAGAACACCCGCTTGCGCCAACACTCTTGTTAAAGCAGGCGTCAAACATGTTGTAGTGGCGATGCTAGATCCAGACCCTCGTAATAATGGTCGTGGTGTTGCGATACTTGAGTCGCATGGCGTGAAGGTTGATGTAGGGTTATACCAAGCACAAGTGAGTGCCTTTCTAATCCCGTATCTTGGTAAGTCTTAA